A genomic segment from Nicotiana sylvestris chromosome 1, ASM39365v2, whole genome shotgun sequence encodes:
- the LOC138878486 gene encoding nicotine N-demethylase CYP82E3-like, which produces MYHLISPIEAIVGLVTFAFLLYFLWTKKQSKILNPLPPKIPGGWPVIGHLFYFKNNGDDDRHFSQKLGDLADKYGPVFTFRLGFRRFLAVSSYEAMKECFSTNDIHFADRPALLYGEYLCYNNAMLAVAKYGPYWKKNRKLVNQELLSVSRLEKFKHVRFSIVQKNIKELYDGDSPMVKINLSDWIDKLTFDIILKMVVGKTYNNGHGEILKAAFQKFMVQAMEIELYDVFHIPFFKWLDLTGNIKAMKQTFKDIDNIIQGWLDEHIKKRETKDVGGENEQDFIDVVLSKRSNEHLGDGYSHDTTIKATVFTLVLDATDTFALHIKWVMALMINNKNVMKKAQEEMDTIVGRDRWVEESDIKNLVYLQAIVKEVLRLHPPAPLSVQHLSVKDCVVNGYHIPKGTALLTNIMKLQRDPQIWADPDKFDPERFLTTHAAIDYRGQHYELIPFGTGRRACPAMNYSLQVEHLSIAHMIQGFNFATTTNEPLDMKQGVGLTLPKKTDVEVLITPRLPPTLYQY; this is translated from the exons ATGTATCATCTTATTTCTCCCATAGAAGCCATTGTAGGACTTGTAACCTTTGCATTTCTACTCTACTTCCTATGGACAAAAAAACAATCAAAAATCCTAAACCCACTGCCTCCAAAAATCCCAGGTGGATGGCCAGTAATCGGCCATCTCTTTTATTTCAAGAACAATGGCGATGATGACcgccatttttctcaaaaactcggAGACTTAGCTGACAAATATGGTCCCGTCTTCACATTCCGGTTAGGGTTTCGTCGTTTCTTGGCGGTGAGTAGTTATGAAGCTATGAAAGAATGCTTCTCTACCAATGATATCCATTTCGCCGATCGGCCAGCTTTACTTTACGGAGAATACCTTTGCTATAACAATGCCATGCTTGCTGTTGCCAAATATGGCCCTTACTGGAAAAAAAATCGAAAGCTAGTCAATCAAGAACTTCTCTCCGTTAGTCGGCTCGAAAAATTCAAACATGTTAGATTTTCTATAGTTCagaaaaatattaaagaactataTGATGGTGATTCACCAATGGTGAAGATAAACCTTAGTGATTGGATAGATAAATTGACTTTCGACATCATTTTGAAAATGGTTGTTGGGAAGACCTATAATAATGGACATGGAGAAATACTGAAAGCAGCTTTTCAGAAGTTCATGGTTCAAGCTATGGAGATTGAGCTCTATGATGTTTTTCACATTCCATTTTTCAAGTGGTTGGATCTTACAGGGAATATTAAGGCTATGAAACAAACTTTCAAAGACATTGATAATATTATCCAAGGTTGGTTAGATGAGCACATTAAGAAGAGAGAAACAAAGGATGTTGGAGGTGAAAATGAACAAGATTTTATTGATGTGGTGCTTTCTAAGAGGAGCAACGAACATCTTGGCGATGGTTACTCTCATGACACCACCATCAAAGCAACCGTATTC ACTTTGGTCTTGGATGCAACAGACACATTTGCACTTCATATAAAGTGGGTAATGGCGTTAATGATAAACAATAAGAATGTCATGAAGAAAGCACAAGAAGAGATGGACACCATTGTTGGTAGAGATAGATGGGTAGAAGAGAGTGATATCAAGAATTTGGTGTATCTTCAAGCAATTGTTAAAGAAGTATTACGATTACATCCACCTGCACCTTTGTCAGTACAACACCTATCTGTAAAAGATTGTGTTGTCAATGGATACCATATTCCTAAGGGGACTGCACTACTTACAAATATTATGAAACTGCAACGAGATCCTCAAATATGGGCAGATCCTGATAAATTCGATCCAGAGAGATTCTTGACAACTCATGCTGCAATTGACTATCGAGGGCAGCACTATGAGTTGATACCGTTTGGTACGGGGAGACGAGCTTGTCCCGCAATGAATTACTCATTGCAAGTGGAACACCTTTCAATTGCTCATATGATCCAAGGTTTCAATTTTGCAACTACGACAAACGAGCCTTTGGATATGAAACAAGGTGTGGGTCTAACTTTACCTAAGAAGACAGATGTTGAAGTGCTAATTACACCTCGCCTGCCTCCTACGCTCTATCAATATTAA